A window of bacterium contains these coding sequences:
- a CDS encoding DUF2961 domain-containing protein: protein MRKSLLVLLLMMPFYAVSERLPALDFSSLFTPLLGETRCENALWWENPEGKRFTKREVVIADLKGPGIITMIHFAMPEKLKLDRSIILRIFWDGEKNPSVEVPLVDFFCDPNGTLDNINTILVDKKRGWNAYFPMPFRKSAKIVLYFDDEHIPEEAINSYAPCYSYVMWRPLPSLPPNALYFHAYWRQEKILLGKRDYIALEANGEGQVVGLNVTVRGVQPGGIGYPVDQNVKFYIDGEKEPSIEWQGMEDAFGFSYGFPEDKTIFLYRGWHPYYKYGAFAYKFLLTDRISFKKSLKVAIGFGKNEHPIFRQIYSQPSHTLEFSTTVYWYQREPHKPNLPLPSYTLRLPSPDAMQIAESEQLAKKYREEGITLSLRCGHPDGDVEFRERGWDYRWKEGYSFYNPSLWPGEVSHCWAGWKRLRFDIFCPKGAKGNLRFFIIDPDNFAGGRIQGITVEGREIGLFKDFQKGKWVEVEIKEEDTMDGVISVVMENLKEGGNAVVSFVQFRERR from the coding sequence ATGAGAAAATCGCTTTTGGTTTTACTTTTGATGATGCCTTTTTATGCCGTCAGTGAAAGATTGCCAGCTTTAGATTTTTCCTCTTTGTTCACTCCCCTTCTGGGCGAAACGAGATGCGAAAACGCATTGTGGTGGGAGAATCCGGAGGGAAAGAGGTTCACTAAAAGGGAAGTCGTGATTGCTGATTTGAAAGGACCAGGGATAATCACTATGATACATTTCGCTATGCCTGAGAAGCTGAAGCTTGACAGAAGTATAATCTTGCGCATTTTCTGGGATGGAGAGAAGAACCCAAGCGTTGAGGTTCCTCTCGTTGATTTCTTCTGCGACCCCAACGGCACATTAGATAATATAAATACCATACTTGTGGACAAGAAAAGGGGTTGGAATGCCTACTTCCCGATGCCCTTCAGAAAATCAGCCAAGATAGTTCTTTATTTTGATGACGAGCATATACCAGAGGAAGCGATAAACTCTTATGCCCCCTGTTATTCATATGTTATGTGGCGTCCCCTTCCTTCTTTACCCCCTAACGCTCTTTATTTCCATGCATATTGGCGACAGGAGAAAATCCTCTTGGGCAAAAGGGATTATATAGCCTTAGAAGCAAATGGAGAGGGACAGGTTGTCGGTTTGAATGTCACCGTGAGGGGAGTCCAACCCGGTGGGATAGGTTATCCCGTTGACCAAAATGTAAAGTTCTATATTGACGGGGAAAAGGAACCCTCAATTGAGTGGCAGGGAATGGAGGATGCGTTTGGATTTTCCTATGGCTTTCCCGAGGACAAGACCATCTTCCTTTATAGAGGGTGGCATCCCTATTACAAATATGGTGCTTTCGCCTATAAATTCCTCCTAACGGACCGAATTTCCTTCAAGAAATCCCTAAAGGTAGCAATTGGTTTCGGAAAAAACGAGCATCCGATATTCAGGCAAATCTACTCCCAACCTTCTCACACTCTTGAATTCTCCACCACGGTTTATTGGTATCAGAGGGAACCACATAAACCAAACCTACCCTTGCCTTCCTATACGCTTCGCCTTCCTTCTCCGGATGCGATGCAAATAGCTGAAAGTGAGCAATTGGCGAAGAAGTATCGTGAGGAAGGGATAACTTTGAGCTTACGTTGTGGTCATCCCGATGGAGATGTTGAGTTTAGGGAAAGAGGCTGGGATTATCGTTGGAAAGAGGGCTATTCCTTCTACAATCCATCCCTTTGGCCTGGTGAGGTTAGCCATTGTTGGGCGGGATGGAAGAGGCTGAGATTTGACATCTTTTGTCCGAAGGGAGCGAAGGGAAATTTGCGGTTTTTCATAATAGACCCAGATAATTTCGCTGGCGGAAGAATCCAAGGGATAACTGTAGAGGGAAGAGAAATCGGTTTGTTTAAGGATTTTCAGAAAGGAAAGTGGGTAGAGGTGGAAATAAAGGAGGAGGATACAATGGATGGAGTTATATCGGTAGTTATGGAAAACCTAAAGGAAGGCGGAAATGCAGTGGTTTCCTTTGTGCAATTCAGGGAAAGGCGTTAA
- the lnt gene encoding apolipoprotein N-acyltransferase has translation MSLFFLCSSALLLVLAFPRANLFPIAWFALVPFIIVIKGRKPINAFFLGWFFGFVFIGCLLYWILIFGIIPWIALSLFEGFYFALISLFFSLLKREDWQGALIFASIWTGFDYLRSLGRFGFTWGSLAQSQYLDTPLLGICKIGGMFLLTFILAMHNGFLALLPLKRGIKSSLLTLIIAHIIGFGMNILYHPKEGNIRVAVTQAGIGERVTRQAGLWSSPSIDELMRAYEPMLRGLPRQDLIVFSETAFPVSIPDVQKVREWVENLAREKNSYVLIGSPIEEKGRIYNSALLFSPDGKIMGRYDKVQLVPFGEFVPWRKIFPWLKKLGVRDFDFTPGKGWHPLECKGFSLGPIICFESIFPRIAREYSIKGADILVVITNDSWFGRTWAGEQHLAFSSLRACEEGRYLLRATTTGISAIIAPDGKILKRAGLFVPAVLVGKVGEGKNTPYTYLGDYILLLLFLPMLITIFGFRKTGKQR, from the coding sequence GTGAGTCTCTTCTTCCTCTGCTCCTCAGCCTTACTTTTAGTCCTTGCCTTCCCGAGAGCAAACCTGTTTCCAATAGCATGGTTTGCTCTCGTCCCTTTCATAATTGTTATAAAAGGCAGAAAACCGATAAACGCTTTCTTCCTCGGCTGGTTTTTCGGCTTCGTCTTCATCGGCTGTCTCCTTTACTGGATACTTATCTTCGGGATTATACCATGGATAGCCCTGTCCCTTTTTGAGGGCTTCTATTTCGCCTTAATATCCCTTTTTTTCTCGCTATTAAAGCGAGAAGATTGGCAAGGAGCTTTAATTTTCGCCTCCATATGGACAGGGTTTGATTACCTGAGGAGCTTGGGACGCTTCGGCTTCACTTGGGGTTCCTTGGCTCAAAGTCAATACCTTGATACCCCCCTTTTGGGTATCTGCAAAATAGGAGGTATGTTTCTCCTAACCTTCATTCTTGCAATGCACAACGGATTCCTTGCCTTATTACCCTTAAAAAGAGGAATTAAAAGTTCACTCCTTACTTTAATCATCGCCCACATAATCGGCTTTGGAATGAACATTCTCTATCATCCAAAGGAAGGAAACATCAGGGTAGCCGTTACGCAAGCAGGGATAGGAGAAAGGGTAACTCGTCAAGCTGGGCTATGGAGTAGTCCTTCAATTGATGAACTTATGAGAGCTTACGAACCTATGCTTAGGGGCTTACCAAGGCAAGATTTAATCGTTTTCTCTGAAACAGCTTTTCCCGTTTCCATCCCCGATGTTCAAAAGGTGCGAGAATGGGTAGAGAATTTGGCAAGAGAGAAGAACAGCTATGTCTTAATAGGTTCTCCAATAGAGGAAAAAGGAAGAATTTATAATAGCGCTCTCCTTTTCTCTCCAGATGGGAAAATCATGGGCAGATATGACAAGGTTCAATTGGTTCCCTTCGGTGAGTTCGTTCCCTGGAGGAAAATTTTCCCCTGGTTGAAAAAGCTGGGAGTAAGAGATTTTGATTTCACTCCGGGAAAGGGGTGGCATCCCTTGGAATGCAAGGGCTTCTCATTGGGTCCCATAATATGCTTTGAGTCAATATTCCCCAGGATAGCTCGGGAATATTCCATTAAAGGGGCGGATATATTGGTTGTAATAACAAACGATTCTTGGTTTGGGAGAACTTGGGCAGGGGAGCAACACCTTGCATTTTCCTCTTTGCGTGCCTGTGAAGAAGGACGCTATCTCCTCCGAGCAACAACCACGGGAATCTCCGCCATAATCGCCCCAGATGGAAAAATCTTGAAGAGAGCAGGTCTTTTTGTCCCTGCTGTCTTAGTGGGAAAGGTTGGGGAAGGGAAGAACACGCCATACACTTATCTCGGCGATTATATACTTCTCCTCCTTTTTTTACCTATGCTAATCACAATCTTTGGCTTTAGAAAAACAGGCAAACAGCGTTAA